The sequence below is a genomic window from Phoenix dactylifera cultivar Barhee BC4 chromosome 8, palm_55x_up_171113_PBpolish2nd_filt_p, whole genome shotgun sequence.
TCATTGTAAATTGAACTTGGAATGTGTTATTAGAACATTGGTGTCCCATACTGAAGCATAGGATGTGCAATGTCAAAAAAATGTGCCATGGAGTACTGTCCTTGAGGCACATTATTGCATGATTACTATCTTGACAATTTACAGGCTTAGAAATCTTTGGGCCTTTTGTCTGTGCATATCTGCTACTTCCTAGATTCTGTGAAGAGGCCATTATAAGATTCTTTCTTAATTGTTACAAATTGTGAATGGGAAAACAAATTAAAATGAAGCACATATGTTCGGTCTTTTCTTGCAGAAAAATGGACATTTTGCTTTTGAGATCTAAGCATCAATTTGTTTGCTGGGCAAACAATTTAATACTTACATGGAAACATCAAATTACACCAATTTACACAATTAACAGATGATATTCTAATGGAAATGCTCAACAAAATAAATCAGTGATCTGTAACCaaagatttttaaaaaaatgccgATTCAAGGTTTCAAACTAAATATTGAACTGGCAAAGAAACTATTCGTATGTATTCTGAATTGTAGTTAACTTGTTTAAAAATTTGAAGTTGACTGTGAAAAAGACACAGCTGCTTTTTGCATGATGTCAACGAGCTTTAACTTGATACCACCAACTAAGAAATGACAGCCTAAGCAAATGACTTTGATGAATGTATCCACATTGCATAGCCAAATTTTGCCAAGAAATAttgcagtttttttttaatgtaaccTGACTGGAGTATAAtggaaaattaatattttttttggttactTGGAGGAACTTGGGGTCATATTGATGCTTGCATAATTGCCTTCAATTGGAGGTTTTCTTTAAAGTTTATCCCTTTGTAATGTGGCAATGTTCTCAACTTTCTCAACCGACTAGTTTTCATTAGGTAAAACCTGAAAAGGGGTTTAGTTTGTGTGCTATGGTTAAATGGGAGGAACAACTCTTTTCAATGGCCCACTAGTTGATATTTTGTTAAtcacaaaattattttaatttcttGGAAGTTGCCTTGGTAACATAATATATGCTTTCAGAAGTAGATCAGAATACCAGCCACCTTAGGATTGCGTATTTAATTCCTTCCTGCCTTTATttcatcatttctttttcatttttctttgcgGTTACTTGAATTTGGCATGGATGGGCAGGTTCTACAAACAATTGTTTGTGAAAGTGTTGTATTTGTTCTTCTTTAAGGCCTACTTGCCTATGAAGAAGGAAAATTCTGCAGCTGCTGGTCATGGAGCACCTACTGGTCGAATCACACGAGCACGAGCTGCTGCCTTCCGTGCAAATGGTGGCATGATCCCTTCATCATCAGCAGTTGCAAAACCGGAGAAGAAGCCAACACAACAAGGAAAATCAAAGAGAGCAGCTAGTGATGAGAACAGCCAACCCGCTCTTACTGCAGGTTTTCAGCACAAAAAGAGAGCAGTGCTTAAGGATGTCAGCAATATATGCTCTGATAATTCATATAGACACTACAAACCTGCAGCAAAAGCACAGGTTACTTCTCTCTTTAGATTTTGAAATTTGATTGttgtttcaaaattttaaaacatcaacgtgttcaaatttgatttttttaaatttataatcaatgtaaaagaaaataaaattagcTCTTTCCGAGCTTTACCTTTATCTGTCGCAAATACTCCATCTTCATTATTAtgttttttctttcccttctagtACTCGGGAActtaatttttattcttttgatgattcAGTCTAAGGCCTCCCAGCAGGTTAAACTTGGTTGTTCTAAAGCAAAACAATGCTCTGACCAGAAGAATTCTAAGTTAGCGCCCGCCGCTTCTATTGGTACTGCAATCATTCATGATGCTGTGCAAAATAAGGTGGATGAAGAAATGCTAGAAGCGAAAGTGGATGAACGGCTTTTAGCCTTACAAAATATGGAGTGTGTCAGGGATATGGAGAGCACATGCAATACGGCTTTCTTCAAGGAACGTAGCTTCAGAGGAGCTGAAGTCATAAACCATTCAAAGAATGGTTGGTATCGTTGTTCTGTTTCTATTTTAACTTGAACATGCATGAATCTTCTTTGTGAAGAATGGTTGTCTCTGGACCACCACTGGATCACTGTTATCAATGACAAACTGAACAAAGTGGTGATTTAAGCAAAAGCTCACCATCAAAGTTCAGCTGAATGGGCAATGACATCCATAACATATTGATTCATATAATTCGTAACTCATGCATTTACAGCTTAAGCGGTTTGTTTATCTTCTACTGCACGCACGGAAATTTATGACTAGGGTGTGGCAGATTTCAGTTATGTATTAACTTAAAGATAAATTTTGTGATGATCCAGGAGGCTTCACTGGAAAGAATATTGTAGATATTGATGCTGACCATGGAAATCCTCAGATGTGTAGCATTTATGCTGAGGACATATATACCAACTTACGTGCTGCAGAGGTATCCTTAACAAAATATTTCCAATATACCAATGCAACTTGATCTTCTTTtattctctttctctctatcagtggcatacacacatacatatatatacatacatatacatacatacatatatacatacacacacatatgtgtgtgtgcgtgCATGCAGGTGCGcccatgtatatatgtatgtatgtatggatatgtatatatatgtgtacatatatgtatgcatgtataatctgttttcttttctccccTTTCCCTCATATTTTTGATCAATACAGAGCTATCCTGCAGTTCTTTGTTTACTTGATATACTATTGTTACTTGCCCTTAAAACTTTACGCATTCAGCTCATCCGAAGACCTAGTCCGAATTTCATGGAAACATTGCAGTACGATATCACGCAAGGCATGCGGGGTATTCTAATTGACTGGCTTGTGGAGGtttgttaattttcttttcttgttttcctTAAATCTTTATATACATTTTTGCAAATAGATATTTGCTCTTTGTTATATAACCTTGGAATTGAAAGGTTAGTGTGATTACTGAAGGCATCATAAAGCATTatcttgaattatttttttactaaaattCTCCAGAATGAGTTAGAGATGTGAAGACTTTATTTTGTTACCACATTTAAACTAAGCATTTGGTATATAATTCTACTCTTTCTTTATCCAAACAACAGACAAAGGAGAGATGTTTGCTTTGGCAATTTACAATATCCGCAACTGCTCATTTAAATTGTTGATCAAATGCTACACTATGCAATTTTGGCAAACTACAAATCATGTACCTTCTTTTCTTATACTTCATATCTCGAATAAAAACATCACCTttgatgtttcatcaaaattatTCAAATATTTACCTTTTGGCCAATTATGGTGAGAGTAAAATGTCATAGCTTTTGATCacttaaaatatttttctaaataaatGTTAGTTCTGGAATTTAGGTTACTTGCAAAATGAATTGGTTAAGTAATTGCAGCATCGGGTCTAAGGATTGGTTTCTTAAATAATTGGTTACGACATTGTTTTCACAACTAAAAGAAATTCAGGAGTCGTAACCAAAAGGTCATGTATATACAAGAGTTAAGGGCAGAAATTTTAATATTCATAACGGATAAACAATAGATCTCTTTCCTCCACTTAATTATAATTGTTATttcttcaaatgaattatttgtTTGCTCAATTTTAAGCCAAGTTAATTAAAGGATATTATACAATATACAACTGTTATGATCAATTATGTGAAATTAAGACTGGAATGCCTAATTGAATCTTGTTACCCTAGAATCAAGGTCATTACAACTATGATTCATTCAAAAATTGAGGAATGGTTTCATTTGCGAATTGGAGGCCCTTTCTAGTTGGATTATAATGTAATTATATAGTTGAGGCTATGCAAACAGTGCAATAGGGTTATGAGTTTTGAGGCTATGCATCCCACCATGCCTTACACATGTAACACATGAGTGTTTTTTGGTGCTTTGGTTATTAGAAACCAACAATAAACACCATGGGAGGACCCTGATTGAAGGAGAGAAAATAAAGCATTACTCTTTCCTTTAGATTTTGGATTAACTCTAAGGCAAGATAGCGAGACATCATGTCCTGATAATATGCATCAAGCTAACATCAGTCAAGCTTGAAGTTGCTATCGGTGAGTGAAAATGTGGTGGTACTTCATTGAAGGGGTGCATTTTATTAGCTGAAGTCTCATCTAAGAAGGATTACAGCTGAGTGAGGTTTAGTGAATTTGTGCAAACAAGCAATATCTGGTGCTTCAAAAACATATGCAAACATCAGTTGTCAGCTACCAAATGACTATAATATATAGCCAGCAAAAACAATCAATCCATGGACTTACGTGGAGACCTTCATTGAAGGAGAGAAACTGGAACATAACTCTTTCCTTTACATTTTAGACTTACCCTAAGGCAAGATAGGGAGACATGATGCCATGTTAATGCTTAAACTGCATCAGGCTAACATCAATCAAACCAGAAGTTACTGTTGATAAGTGAAAATGTGATGGTACTACATTGAAGGGGTGCCGTTTATTAGGTGAAGTCTCATGTAAGAAGGATTACTGCTGAGTGAGATTTAGTGAAATTGTGCAAACAAGCAATATATGCTGATGCCACAAGAAAACATATGCACACATCAGTTTTCAGCTACCAAAAACTGTAGTATATAGCCAATGAAAACAATCAATGAGCATACATGGACAAGGTATATTGTTTTTGAATGAAGTCTATTTGGTAGAATATTTTATTGATTTAGGTTTAGGTTAATTGGAACTGTTATTACTCCAACAGAGGCTTCAAATTTGTTCAAAATTCTCCAATGAAAAAATTGTTTACATAGTCTGACAACATTCCAGAGATGAGGTACGCTGATCTTTAATTGGGAGGATCTATGTTTGGACACCATTATAGGTAGGTTGGCATGGGGAAAAATAAATTAAGTTATTTTAAAGAAAGGGAAATGGAAGCAATTAAGTATTATTTTATGGTACATCTATTACATGTAGATTATAATTCGTTGGCATTTTGTTGAAAAACAATCTTTCAACACTTGACAAGGGTAACTCATAAGTCAACTCAATTTAGCTAAGcttaatcccaaactagttgAGGTTGGCTATATGAATCCTTGTCCTCCATTCCACTCTGTTTGGGTCAGACTTTCTGAAAGATGTAGCGATATCAAGTCCTTTTTTACTATTTCATCCTATGTAACTTTTGGTCTATTTtgacctctctttccttctacaTATATTAAATTACTCCTTCATACTGGCTTAGCCTACATTGTACATGTCCAAACCATCTAAGTCGTCCTTCTTTCAATTTGTTGTCACTTAATGCTATATCTACCTTTTTacaattgatttcatttccttttttttcttgtattacCAAATATCTATCCCAACATTCTTATTTCAGCCATACTCATGTTGTATGCTATTTTTTAATTGCCCAAAATTATGTACCATAAAGCATAGTTGATCATATGACtatcttataaatttttttcttcaacttgaCATGTATTCTATGATCACATAATATCATAGTTGTACTTTTTCCTTTTATCCATGCTACTTTAATCCTCTCTTTTTTAGGAATAGTCGATTCTAAATGCTACAATCACTTTTAGAAACTTTACGATCCTCAATTTTTAGTTTACCTTCATCTCTAGTTCTAAGTTTACTAAAATTACATTCTGCGTATTCTGTCTAGATTATATGCTTAACCTGAAACATTTAGATTCTAATGCACTCCCCCATTATTCCTACTTACGAATGACTCTAATCTTAGTTTCATCTAGGATTAAGGCCTCGTTGCAAAGCTTTTggtgggccagaaagcactttctgaccttccaaaagtacttttggatggaataggagtgtttggtaaaaaaatcaggaagctattttagctttgccagaaagctaaaacagcttcttgggagaagctccaaaatggatctTCTTcggaaaagcacttttagcatgcgtcagaaagttgttttgatttataattttttttgggactaaaatacccatgataaaatattacaaTTACAAAAAATATTCTTTTATATTACAGAAATTTGCAGGAGTTCCAACAAAGGAAACAAGGAACcgtaatacattgatatgttattgtattatactgtaaatataatattatattacattatatcataatacattgatatgctatgttatataatatcaaattatattgtattattatgctatagtatacaatattatattacagtaatattatactatatcatatatttatgtattaatacatatattttattatactttgttgtataatactatgcaatatcctttatggtcattttgtcataccaaaagtacttcctCGGTTTGTTTATCAAACACATATATTAAAGTTTctcagcactttagaaatatagttgccAAACaataaatagctttttataaaagctctactttaaaaagctctacttccgaaAGCTCTACTGTTAACAACTCTGCCAAACGAGGCCTAAATCATCTGCAAACAACATGCATAAAGGAATATTGTCTTGAATATATTTAGTAAGCTTATCCATAACTAGAGCGAAAAGGTAAAGAATTAGGGCATTGATACATATTGATTGTGATTGGAAACTCACTAGTATTACCACCAGTTGTTATCGCACCAGTAATCGCTCCATTATAGatgtttgtaatcacattaacaTAGCTAACAGaaactcttttctttcttaacaCCTACCATAAGACTTCTTTGGAGACTCTATCACATGCTTTCTCTAAATCAATAAAAACCATCTTGAAGATTTTATCTCTTTTCTCTTGGGTAACTGATCTAGGTTGAGAAGCTTAACTTTAGTGAAGTTATCATAATGGGACTTGTTTTTGTTAGAAAATGAGCATACATGTTTTAAGTACTCTGGTCTCTGCTTGTTTAATTATCTCAAAGATAAAAGAACCAATACATTTCTCGCAGAGCCTTAGTGTTCGTTTGTAACTCTATTAGATccataatgtttttttttattgattagaaTGGTGGGATTTTAATGCTTGGTGCTTATTTTGTTTTCTACTTACAAGAAAAAGCTAATATTAGTTTGATGATACATGCTTcattttttcccttttatttCCTCTCCAGGTTTCGGAGGAGTATAGACTTGTTCCAGATACACTTTACCTTACGGTTTATGTTATTGACCGTTTTCTCTCTCATAACCATATTGAACGTCAAAGGCTGCAACTACTTGGCGTTACCTGCATGCTGATTGCCTCGTAAGTTTCCACAATTCCTCAGTAATTCATCACATTATCTACACTACTCAATGTCGTAGTTTGTGATTGTTTATGACTATGTGGAACTCTAAAGTATTTTCCTTGTTGAAGGGCCCCGATGAGGTCTGAGCATTCTGCAcagaaattttttattaaaataacctGTATGCCATCTTATTCCTGCAAAAGTGTCTGATTTGTCCATATGCAATATCTCTGCTGCAGAATCTTTGCCGAGTAACAGAAAACTGGTCTAACACCTAATTAGTAATTTCCATGTGGATCATGCAGACTTCAGCTTGATCATTGTGAACTATTCCTATTTGAGGTTGTGTTctgatattttattgataaaaaaactttatagttttaaatagtttttctatatcatatgatttctaaaaagcatgatatatatgaCATTTAATTTTTGTGTTATTTATCACCCACATATCTTTCAAATAGTTATCTATCTTTAAAACAGTTAATATTATTGGATAAGTATCTTGTATGGAAGGGAGAAGGCCATAGCTTATCTCCAATTAGATCTCATCTGAAACCCACTAAATTATGGTCCAAGGCATGCATTGCAAGTGAACAGGTAGATTTCCAAAACACTAAGATTCAtcctttaaaattcaaaaataaataattataggTAAATTATCACATTCATGTTTATCCAAGGCGGCTCTATATGTGTCACGCCCCTGCCTgcgcggagcacgtgaggcacctagtgcccacgtgggggccacatgaaggGGGAACATGGGGctctcctgccagatattgtccggttctggggcttcacgcaagcgtccttcacccctccccggttttgttttcctcccaaaatgcgtctgcaggattacgagacacccgcctcatatgcccaggctctgaaacgagtctttccgatgtgggactattgggcctcacacccttcccaccatcggaccagagtcgtcctcggctctgataccaaatgtcacgcctccgcctccgcggagcacgtgaggcacccaatgcccacgtgggggccacatgagggaggaacacggggctctcctgctagatattgtccggttccggagcttcacgcaagcgtccttcacccctccccggttttgtttttcttccaaaacacgtctgcaggattaggagacacccgcctcatatgcccaggctctggaacgagtctttccgatgtgggactattgggcctcacaataTGGTAAAAATTATGCCTCCTTTAGAGCTTGAAATTATCACTgcacttatattatattaaaactCCTTGGAAGTTCTTGTACTGTCATCATGAACGGTTAGCTTGACCAATAAAAATATGTaactactctctctctccctccctcactCACTCGCTCTTGCCATTTTGTAATACAATTACTCTTCCACGGCAATCTCATGCATTCTCCCTCTTGGTCTCTTGTATTTTCATATGCGGAATATTTTGATTCTTTCTAAACATACATAAATATCATTGAGGGCCAATTTAGGTTGTTTGAATGTATAGTTCACATGTTTGTCCCTGCATCCAAAATCAAtcagctgatttttttttatgcagatcATAACTTCCCATTCTCTTTATCTTTTGTGTGTATCAAGGTTGATGAACAACTCTGTCATGCAATTTTTGTGTAATACTTTTTGTTTTTCTCGTTTAAAGTCAACCATCTAAAATTAAATTTGCTTGCTCCCTTACTTTAGTTGGAACTGCATGTGCATctcatgtgcatgtcatatgccTCACGCTGGTTCTCATGAGTAATAGGTTCGGTTGGTCAAATCCTTAGACTCTGAAAATATGATGCCTCTTTATCTAATTTCATATAGTAGGGCGCAGTATATAATGCATTAAAGATTTTTGTATTAGTGAATTCTAGGCTTGTAACTAGATCTGCCACATTGgtactgtttttttttattctattgGTTTGTTGCTCTTTGTTAGTTTTATGGCATGATTTTCTAGGTTCTTTTAATTGCcattagattttctttggttctGGTGTAATTCTGTTATCTAATCTAATGTAGTTCCTCTTTTACAATCAAGAGTCTCAGATGTATGCTTCTTGTGACGATATATATTTTCATGGCTGACTTGTGTACTTActttctttgttaattttttgttattttattcgCAGGAAATATGAAGAAATTTGTGCTCCTCGTGTGGAAGAATTCTGTTTTATTACAGACAATACATACACCAAGGCAGAGGTATGTTTTCTCTTTTTGCTTTTGATCTTAAAAATGCATTGCATAATTCAGCACTGTGAATCAGAATACATTCTCAATGAGAATCAGTGAACATCAT
It includes:
- the LOC103718015 gene encoding cyclin-A2-1-like; translated protein: MKKENSAAAGHGAPTGRITRARAAAFRANGGMIPSSSAVAKPEKKPTQQGKSKRAASDENSQPALTAGFQHKKRAVLKDVSNICSDNSYRHYKPAAKAQSKASQQVKLGCSKAKQCSDQKNSKLAPAASIGTAIIHDAVQNKVDEEMLEAKVDERLLALQNMECVRDMESTCNTAFFKERSFRGAEVINHSKNGGFTGKNIVDIDADHGNPQMCSIYAEDIYTNLRAAELIRRPSPNFMETLQYDITQGMRGILIDWLVEVSEEYRLVPDTLYLTVYVIDRFLSHNHIERQRLQLLGVTCMLIASKYEEICAPRVEEFCFITDNTYTKAEVLIMESQVLNYLGFQLSVPTIKTFLRRFLRAAQACYKVPALALGYLANYLAELTLIDYSFLKFLPSVIAASAVLLARWTLDQSDQPWNLTLEHYTSYKASDLKATVLALQELQMNSKNCPLNAIREKYRQQKFECVAALTSPTLLQSIFC